The Panicum virgatum strain AP13 chromosome 5K, P.virgatum_v5, whole genome shotgun sequence genome has a window encoding:
- the LOC120709365 gene encoding pentatricopeptide repeat-containing protein At3g48250, chloroplastic-like, which produces MAAALPSLRRLLALRRHRRLLLSTTTTPNPASPEAVIYNIHNLSSDPSRALALFRRSAAAGQPVCSAAYNIMLRTLASDPSSAQRHFWPFLREMHEAGHSVDQGTYLAALASFKKASLSADYAALAAHYSKSREEAKGGTTTSAAAEAVLELDGADLHAKLGAIGLLPLTETAVSKVLRELRGHPTKALAFFRWSGRQQGYKHASVAYNAMARVLGREVSMPEFWDLIQEMKAAGVHVDIDTYVKLSRSFQNRHMLKEAVELYELMMDGPFKPAQNDGPLIIRRISLSPSPDLDLVNRVVTKFEAVWDKKTKMLFDGIHRALTSNGRFDEAAEVVQRMRAQGHQPDNVTYSQLVYGLCKARRLDDARKVFDQMEAEGCVPDLKTWTVLIQGHCAAGDVDTALQYLTEMIDNNLDADANLLDVMVRGLCGNQKVDAAYTLFVEMVDKAHLRPWQGTYKRLIDDLLRIKKLDEALALLRSMKVLRFPPFTEPFPPYIAKHGAVEDARDFLKALTVMNTCPAPAAYLHVLKSFFAEGRYSEAQDLLYKCPIHIRKHPHVSELFESIKVEGASGLELKQAMVGEIVLKAKA; this is translated from the coding sequence atggcggcggcgcttccctccctccgccgcctcctcgccctccgccgccaccgccgcctcctcctctccacGACCACGACCCCCAACCCCGCTTCCCCTGAGGCCGTGATCTACAACATCCACAACCTCTCCAGTGACCCCTCCCGCGCGCTTGCCTTgttccgccgctccgccgccgccggccagcccgTCTGCTCCGCCGCATACAACATCATGCTCCGCACCCTCGCCTCTGACCCGTCTTCCGCCCAGCGCCACTTCTGGCCCTTTCTCCGCGAGATGCACGAGGCTGGCCACTCCGTCGACCAGGGCACCTACCTCGCCGCCctcgcatccttcaagaaggcCAGCCTCTCCGCCGAttacgccgccctcgccgcgcacTACAGCAAGTCCCGGGAAGAGGCCAAGGGCGGcaccaccacctccgccgccgccgaggccgtccTGGAGCTCGACGGCGCCGACCTCCATGCGAAGCTGGGCGCCATCGGCCTCCTTCCGCTCACCGAGACCGCCGTCTCCAAGGTGCTGCGGGAGCTGAGGGGCCATCCCACCAAGGCGCTCGCCTTCTTCCGATGGTCTGGGCGTCAGCAGGGCTACAAGCACGCCTCGGTAGCCTACAATGCCATGGCCAGGGTGCTCGGGCGGGAGGTATCCATGCCTGAGTTCTGGGACCTCATCCAGGAAATgaaggccgccggcgtccacgtGGATATCGACACCTACGTCAAGCTCTCCAGGAGCTTCCAGAACCGGCATATGCTCAAGGAGGCTGTGGAGCTCTACGAGCTCATGATGGATGGTCCTTTCAAGCCAGCCCAGAACGATGGGCCGCTCATCATCAGGCGTATCTCGCTGTCTCCGTCGCCGGACCTTGACCTTGTCAATCGGGTTGTCACAAAGTTTGAGGCCGTGTGGGACAAAAAGACCAAGATGTTGTTTGATGGGATTCACAGGGCGCTCACCAGCAATGGGAGGTTTGACGAGGCTGCAGAGGTTGTGCAGAGGATGAGAGCGCAAGGCCACCAGCCTGACAATGTTACATACAGCCAACTGGTGTATGGTCTCTGCAAGGCTCGCAGGTTGGATGATGCTCGCAAAGTATTTGATCAAATGGAGGCTGAAGGCTGCGTCCCAGATTTGAAGACTTGGACCGTGTTGATCCAAGGGCACTGTGCGGCTGGAGATGTGGACACAGCTCTGCAGTACTTGACGGAGATGATAGACAACAACTTGGATGCAGACGCCAATTTGCTGGATGTGATGGTCAGAGGTCTGTGTGGCAATCAAAAGGTTGATGCTGCCTACACTTTGTTTGTTGAGATGGTGGACAAGGCTCACCTGAGGCCTTGGCAAGGCACTTACAAGCGCCTAATTGATGACTTGCTGAGGATAAAGAAGCTTGACGAGGCACTGGCCCTTCTGAGGTCAATGAAAGTCCTCAGGTTTCCACCTTTCACGGAACCATTCCCTCCTTACATTGCTAAGCACGGTGCGGTTGAAGACGCAAGGGACTTTCTCAAGGCCTTGACAGTGATGAATACTTGCCCGGCACCTGCTGCCTACCTGCATGTTCTCAAGTCGTTCTTCGCAGAGGGGAGATATTCTGAGGCTCAAGATTTACTTTACAAATGCCCTATCCACATCCGCAAGCACCCTCACGTCTCTGAATTGTTTGAATCTATCAAAGTTGAGGGTGCTTCTGGACTGGAGTTGAAGCAAGCTATGGTCGGTGAGATTGTGTTGAAAGCTAAAGCTTAG
- the LOC120709363 gene encoding eukaryotic translation initiation factor 4E-1 — MAEETDTRPTSAGSRGRPAPDDNDREEGEITDDSSAPAPPLHPATHPLEHSWTFWFDNPQGKSKQAAWGSSIRPIHTFSTVEDFWGLYNNIHHPSKLIVGADFHCFKNKIEPKWEDPICANGGKWTINCGRGKSDTMWLHTLLAMIGEQFDYGDEICGAVVSVRGKQERIAIWTKNAANEAAQVSIGKQWKELLDYKDSIGFIVHDDAKKMDKGPKNRYTV; from the exons atggccgaggAGACCGACACTAGGCCCACGTCCGCCGGCTCCCGGGGCCGCCCCGCACCGGACGACAACGACAGGGAGGAGGGCGAGATCACTGACGACTCCTCCGCTCCCGCcccgccgctccaccccgcCACGCACCCGCTCGAGCACTCCTGGACCTTCTGGTTCGACAACCCGCAGGGAAAGTCCAAGCAGGCCGCATGGGGGAGCTCCATCCGACCCATCCACACCTTCTCCACCGTCGAGGACTTCTGGGG CCTTTACAATAATATTCACCACCCTagcaagttgattgtgggagcggacttccattgcttcaagAACAAGATTGAACCAAAATGGGAAGACCCTATTTGTGCTAATGGCGGTAAATGGACCATCAACTGTGGCAGAGGAAAATCTGACACAATGTGGCTGCACACT CTACTGGCAATGATTGGCGAACAATTTGATTATGGTGATGAAATTTGTGGAGCAGTCGTTAGCGTGCGTGGTAAGCAGGAAAGAATAGCTATCTGGACCAAAAATGCTGCTAATGAAGCTGCCCAG GTAAGCATCGGGAAGCAGTGGAAGGAACTTCTGGACTACAAGGACTCCATTGGATTCATCGTCCAT GACGATGCAAAGAAGATGGACAAAGGTCCGAAGAACCGTTACACGGTATGA